A single Phoenix dactylifera cultivar Barhee BC4 chromosome 1, palm_55x_up_171113_PBpolish2nd_filt_p, whole genome shotgun sequence DNA region contains:
- the LOC103701635 gene encoding RING-H2 finger protein ATL74-like isoform X1, which translates to MTNKLLAIATQIMVIAIVVSVVLLFVGVGILVLIHACIVGRAFRGLSAAARPDRSDAAGNGLSADDLEKLPCYDFEPGEKGCSPIECAVCLESFKMGDRCRLLPVCKHSFHAQCVDSWLLRSPICPMCRTSADRRKGCVDTREGAVAMVGISEMTWGARLGVSHHRRNNSRCFQAPFREEAVMFSNRSPFPQIIDGERLIPH; encoded by the exons ATGACTAATAAGCTTCTCGCCATCGCGACGCAGATCATGGTGATAGCGATCGTGGTCTCCGTCGTGCTGCTCTTCGTCGGCGTCGGAATTCTGGTGCTGATCCACGCCTGCATCGTCGGGAGGGCCTTCCGAGGCCTCAGCGCCGCTGCAAGACCCGACCGGAGCGACGCCGCGGGCAATGGCCTGTCGGCCGACGACTTGGAGAAGCTGCCTTGCTATGATTTCGAGCCCGGGGAGAAGGGGTGCAGCCCAATTGAATGCGCCGTGTGTTTGGAGAGCTTCAAGATGGGAGATAGGTGTAGGTTGTTACCTGTTTGTAAGCATAGCTTTCATGCCCAGTGTGTGGATTCTTGGCTGTTGAGGTCCCCAATCTGTCCGATGTGCCGGACCAGTGCTGATCGCCGGAAGGGCTGCGTCGACACAAGAGAGGGCGCAGTGGCAATGGTGGGGATTTCG GAAATGACATGGGGAGCAAGGCTGGGAGTAAGCCACCATAGAAGGAATAATAGTCGGTGCTTTCAGGCGCCCTTCAGAGAGGAAGCAGTCATGTTCTCCAACCGATCCCCGTTTCCTCAAATTATCGACGGCGAGCGACTTATTCCGCATTAA
- the LOC103701635 gene encoding RING-H2 finger protein ATL74-like isoform X2: MTNKLLAIATQIMVIAIVVSVVLLFVGVGILVLIHACIVGRAFRGLSAAARPDRSDAAGNGLSADDLEKLPCYDFEPGEKGCSPIECAVCLESFKMGDRCRLLPVCKHSFHAQCVDSWLLRSPICPMCRTSADRRKGCVDTREGAVAMVGISFYGTLERW, encoded by the exons ATGACTAATAAGCTTCTCGCCATCGCGACGCAGATCATGGTGATAGCGATCGTGGTCTCCGTCGTGCTGCTCTTCGTCGGCGTCGGAATTCTGGTGCTGATCCACGCCTGCATCGTCGGGAGGGCCTTCCGAGGCCTCAGCGCCGCTGCAAGACCCGACCGGAGCGACGCCGCGGGCAATGGCCTGTCGGCCGACGACTTGGAGAAGCTGCCTTGCTATGATTTCGAGCCCGGGGAGAAGGGGTGCAGCCCAATTGAATGCGCCGTGTGTTTGGAGAGCTTCAAGATGGGAGATAGGTGTAGGTTGTTACCTGTTTGTAAGCATAGCTTTCATGCCCAGTGTGTGGATTCTTGGCTGTTGAGGTCCCCAATCTGTCCGATGTGCCGGACCAGTGCTGATCGCCGGAAGGGCTGCGTCGACACAAGAGAGGGCGCAGTGGCAATGGTGGGGATTTCG TTCTATGGAACTCTTGagaggtggtga
- the LOC103701719 gene encoding UDP-glycosyltransferase 90A1-like, giving the protein MASISSSALPHVAIFPFMSKGHTIPVIHLAHLFRRRRRRLATLTFFTTPLNAPFIRDSLAGTDASVVELPFPENVPTLPPSIERTDRLPDMSLLMPFIDALRPEPRLLKSHFEQALGNLLPAISLLISGPFLPWTNESALKFGIPRISFYGCANFAILIKTICARGILQTGLDNDRQPFMVPGFPHLRLTKADVGKPFDDPNPQHPMYVFDVEVTKATNESYGMVANSFYELEPAYVDHWNDNIGPKVWCVGPLCLARPKAEPAERRSEWMEWLDSRSAMNRPVVFVAFGSQAEISVPQLKEIAAGLERSGLDFLWVVRAKGVDLGEGLEERVAERGRVVREWADQLEILRHEIESVRGFVSHCGWNSVIEGISAGVPLLAWPMIAEQPTNAKFVADELRIGLRIRASDGTRDGLVRREDVERMVRELMLGEKGKEAAENVKSLAQAARMAMEGGSSWQELKQMIDEVCAIRKAEVYLPQS; this is encoded by the exons ATGGCATCAATTTCTTCTTCAGCCCTCCCTCACGTAGCGATTTTTCCCTTCATGTCCAAAGGCCACACCATCCCTGTCATCCATCTAGCCCACCtcttccgccgccgccgccgccgcctcgccACCCTCACCTTCTTCACCACCCCTCTCAACGCTCCCTTCATCCGCGACTCCCTCGCCGGCACCGATGCTTCCGTCGTCGAGCTCCCCTTCCCGGAGAACGTCCCGACCCTCCCCCCTAGCATCGAGAGAACCGATCGCCTTCCCGACATGTCCCTCCTCATGCCTTTCATCGACGCTCTGAGACCAGAgccg AGACTACTCAAGTCGCACTTCGAGCAAGCCCTCGGGAACCTTCTTCCAGCTATCAGCCTCCTGATCTCCGGTCCCTTTCTCCCATGGACCAACGAGTCTGCATTAAAATTTGGGATTCCAAGGATCTCGTTCTATGGGTGTGCTAACTTTGCCATTCTCATCAAAACCATCTGTGCCCGAGGCATACTGCAAACAGGTCTCGACAACGATCGCCAGCCCTTCATGGTCCCCGGCTTCCCGCACCTCCGACTCACCAAAGCGGACGTCGGCAAGCCCTTCGATGACCCCAACCCGCAGCATCCTATGTACGTGTTTGACGTAGAAGTAACGAAAGCCACAAACGAGAGCTATGGAATGGTTGCGAACAGCTTCTATGAACTGGAGCCGGCCTACGTTGACCACTGGAACGACAACATCGGACCCAAAGTCTGGTGCGTCGGACCGCTCTGCCTGGCCCGGCCGAAGGCCGAACCCGCCGAGCGGCGCTCCGAGTGGATGGAATGGCTGGACTCCAGATCGGCCATGAACCGGCCGGTGGTGTTCGTCGCGTTCGGGTCGCAGGCGGAGATCTCGGTGCCACAGTTGAAGGAGATCGCGGCCGGGTTGGAGCGGTCCGGTCTGGACTTCTTGTGGGTGGTTCGGGCCAAGGGGGTGGATCTGGGGGAGGGGTTGGAGGAGAGGGTGGCCGAGAGGGGGAGGGTGGTGAGGGAGTGGGCGGACCAACTGGAGATTCTGAGGCACGAGATCGAGAGCGTCAGAGGGTTCGTGAGCCACTGCGGGTGGAACTCGGTGATCGAGGGGATTAGTGCCGGCGTGCCCCTCTTGGCGTGGCCCATGATAGCCGAGCAACCCACCAATGCCAAGTTTGTGGCGGATGAGCTGAGGATTGGATTGAGGATTCGGGCGAGCGACGGCACTCGTGATGGGTTGGTGAGGAGGGAGGATGTGGAGCGGATGGTGAGGGAGTTGATGCTCGGAGAGAAAGGCAAGGAGGCAGCGGAGAACGTGAAGAGCTTGGCACAGGCGGCTAGGATGGCGATGGAAGGTGGATCATCTTGGCAAGAGCTGAAGCAGATGATTGATGAAGTGTGTGCTATCAGAAAGGCTGAAGTTTACCTGCCTCAGAGTTGA
- the LOC103701718 gene encoding UDP-glycosyltransferase 90A1-like, with product MSSPLPHVAFFPFMSKGHIIPLIHLAHLLHRRCLATFTFFTTPLNAPFIRDSLAGTDASIVELPFPENAPGLPPGIESTDRLPDMSLFLTFYNATKQLRPHFEQALASLPTAVSFLISDGFLGWSTESAAKLGIPRVASYGMGCHAMAIQYYIRREKPHRGLASDDQPFTVSGFPNLRLTLDDLTQFSYDPHPADEVYKFVEEIQPPPDTRAVVDNSFYELEPGYVDHWNSHIGPKAWCIGLLCLAQQKTRSNNRTELLQWLDSRVAMNRPVVYVAFGSQAEISELQLKEIAIGLERSGVDFLWVVRAKGVELGEGFEERVAERGKVVREWVDQLEILQHESIRAFVSHCGWNSVTEGISAGVPILAWPMMAEQRLNARFLVQDLGIGLRVRASDGTREGLVRGEDIAKLVRELVDGEKGKEAAKKAKDLARAARMAMEEGGSSWRALEQMIAEVSQKTTTGLAPGLA from the coding sequence AtgtcttctcctcttcctcacGTAGCCTTCTTTCCCTTCATGTCCAAAGGCCACATCATACCTCTCATCCATCTAGCCCACCTCCTCCACCGCCGCTGCCTCGCCACCTTCACCTTCTTCACCACCCCTCTCAACGCCCCCTTCATCCGAGACTCCCTCGCCGGCACCGATGCATCCATCGTCGAGCTCCCATTCCCGGAGAACGCACCGGGCCTCCCCCCGGGCATCGAGAGCACCGATCGCCTTCCCGACATGTCGCTCTTCCTCACCTTCTACAACGCCACCAAGCAACTCCGCCCGCACTTCGAGCAAGCTCTTGCGAGCCTACCGACCGCCGTCAGCTTCTTGATCTCCGATGGGTTCCTCGGCTGGTCCACCGAGTCGGCTGCCAAGCTGGGGATCCCGAGGGTGGCGTCCTATGGGATGGGCTGCCATGCCATGGCCATCCAGTACTACATCCGTCGAGAAAAGCCACATCGCGGTCTCGCCTCCGATGACCAGCCTTTCACTGTCTCCGGCTTTCCGAATCTCCGGCTCACCTTGGATGACCTAACCCAGTTCTCTTACGACCCACATCCTGCGGATGAGGTATATAAGTTTGTCGAAGAAATCCAGCCCCCACCGGATACCCGAGCAGTCGTAGACAATAGCTTCTACGAACTGGAGCCGGGCTACGTTGATCACTGGAACAGCCACATTGGACCCAAAGCTTGGTGCATCGGCCTGCTCTGCTTGGCCCAGCAGAAGACTCGGTCCAACAACCGGACCGAGTTGCTCCAGTGGCTGGACTCCAGGGTGGCCATGAACCGGCCGGTCGTGTACGTAGCGTTCGGAAGTCAGGCGGAGATCTCCGAGCTGCAGCTGAAGGAGATCGCTATTGGATTAGAGCGGTCCGGGGTGGACTTCTTGTGGGTGGTGAGGGCCAAGGGAGTAGAGTTGGGGGAAGGGTTCGAGGAGAGGGTGGCGGAGAGAGGAAAGGTGGTGAGGGAGTGGGTGGACCAGTTGGAGATTCTACAGCATGAGAGCATTAGAGCGTTTGTGAGCCATTGTGGCTGGAACTCGGTGACGGAGGGGATTAGTGCCGGCGTGCCGATTTTGGCTTGGCCAATGATGGCCGAGCAACGGCTCAATGCGAGGTTTCTGGTGCAGGATCTCGGCATCGGGCTGAGGGTGCGAGCCAGCGATGGCACGCGCGAGGGGTTGGTGAGGGGGGAAGATATAGCGAAGTTAGTAAGAGAATTGGTGGACGGCGAGAAGGGGAAGGAGGCAGCGAAGAAGGCGAAGGATTTAGCCCGTGCAGCAAGGATGGCGATGGAGGAGGGCGGTTCGTCATGGCGCGCATTAGAGCAGATGATTGCAGAGGTGAGTCAGAAGACAACCACTGGATTGGCACCTGGTCTAGCTTGA